In a genomic window of Pleurocapsa sp. PCC 7319:
- a CDS encoding ShlB/FhaC/HecB family hemolysin secretion/activation protein, translating to MVKQKTFIHRFKVTKIPLLSIVYLLTITKLAKAQDVPEPPTPPLPPPTQPEEPETLPSLEEILPELENQPTPDNSDTIKDILNTVFVKKFEIVDSTVFTPEELAVVLKPYTLRRLSFTEILAAQQAIDRLYVQNGYITSGTFLPPQKLENGIITIEVVEGTLEEINISGLNRLNSGYVRSRLEIATNAPLNRDKLLNALQLLQLDPLIENLAAELTAGTRQGSSILELNLQEADPFDLTLSFDNFRAPSVGTDRRSIQLTHRNLLGLGDRFSIGYLNTDGSNSLNDLNYTVPFNPYNGTLNFRFSLTDSQIITSPFDQFDIESENTNYEFTYRQPILQKPTQDLALGLTFARNNSLITLGGEPEQLSRGAEVDGETKISALRFFQEYTRRDANQVFALLSQFSLGIDVFDATINNNEEPDSKFFAWRGQAQYLRLLNPTFTLLLRSDLQIANKALVPTEQFSLGGGLSVRGYRQDALLGDNGWFNSAEIRATILRLPQWETTMQLTPFVDFGKVWNSDDLDDLPLDTNTLFSVGVGLRLQVSDYFAARLDWGIPLVDLDTAGDSLQEEGVYFSLELKPF from the coding sequence ATGGTGAAGCAAAAAACTTTTATTCATAGATTTAAAGTTACTAAAATACCTTTGCTATCGATAGTTTATTTATTAACAATAACTAAACTGGCTAAAGCACAGGATGTTCCAGAACCTCCAACTCCCCCCTTACCACCTCCAACTCAACCAGAAGAACCAGAGACTCTCCCCTCTTTAGAAGAAATACTCCCCGAACTGGAGAATCAGCCTACACCAGATAATTCAGATACGATCAAAGACATCCTCAATACTGTTTTTGTCAAAAAGTTTGAGATTGTAGACAGTACAGTTTTTACCCCAGAAGAATTAGCAGTAGTTCTCAAACCTTATACTCTGCGTCGTTTGTCGTTTACTGAAATTTTAGCTGCCCAACAGGCGATTGATCGCCTTTATGTTCAGAATGGTTATATTACTTCGGGAACTTTTTTACCACCACAGAAACTCGAAAATGGCATCATCACCATTGAAGTGGTCGAGGGAACTTTAGAGGAAATCAACATTTCTGGTTTAAACCGACTTAATTCTGGCTATGTTCGTAGTCGCCTTGAAATTGCTACTAATGCTCCTTTAAATAGAGATAAACTCCTTAATGCGCTGCAACTTTTACAGTTAGATCCATTAATTGAAAATTTAGCTGCGGAGTTGACCGCAGGAACCAGACAGGGAAGTAGTATTCTGGAGCTTAATCTACAGGAAGCCGATCCTTTTGACTTAACTTTGAGCTTTGATAATTTTCGCGCTCCTAGTGTCGGGACGGATCGCAGAAGTATACAACTAACTCATCGTAATTTACTAGGATTAGGCGATCGCTTTAGTATTGGTTATCTGAATACCGACGGTAGCAACTCCCTCAATGATCTTAACTATACGGTTCCATTTAATCCTTACAATGGTACGCTTAATTTTCGTTTTAGTTTGACAGATAGCCAAATTATTACCTCACCTTTCGATCAGTTTGATATTGAGTCAGAAAACACTAATTACGAATTTACCTATCGTCAGCCTATCTTACAAAAACCCACCCAAGATTTAGCTCTTGGTTTAACTTTTGCCAGAAATAATTCTCTAATCACCTTGGGTGGTGAACCAGAACAGTTATCGCGAGGAGCAGAAGTAGATGGGGAAACTAAAATTAGTGCGCTGCGTTTTTTCCAAGAATATACAAGACGTGATGCTAACCAAGTTTTTGCTTTGCTATCTCAATTTAGTTTAGGTATCGATGTTTTTGATGCCACTATTAATAATAATGAAGAACCAGATAGTAAGTTTTTTGCTTGGCGCGGACAAGCTCAATATCTCAGGCTGCTCAATCCCACTTTTACCCTGTTATTACGCTCGGATCTTCAAATAGCTAATAAAGCCTTAGTCCCAACAGAACAGTTTAGTTTGGGAGGTGGTTTAAGTGTTCGAGGTTATCGTCAAGATGCTTTATTAGGAGATAACGGTTGGTTTAATTCTGCTGAAATTAGAGCCACAATTCTTCGTTTGCCCCAATGGGAAACTACTATGCAACTAACTCCATTTGTTGATTTTGGTAAGGTTTGGAATTCAGATGATTTGGATGATTTGCCATTAGATACTAATACTTTATTCTCTGTTGGTGTTGGGCTACGGTTACAAGTTAGCGATTATTTCGCCGCTCGTTTAGATTGGGGGATTCCTTTAGTAGATCTGGATACGGCAGGGGATAGTTTACAGG
- a CDS encoding transposase, which yields MTQHPPLYNQLMQYLRQHSHYSDKRHLITLSWMVMGVLLSQSLHLTEWEPYVVSRATQAQSYQKRWGRFLTNQKVEVAKIYLPLVMAAINNWSKGRIYLALDTTMLWNKYCMTHLSIICSGRAIPFLWSVTEHNSATIAFEIYQPLLRKASWLLRNQSDVMLLADRGFANQALLKWLKQRTWHYSIRIPSDTLIWGVHRWCACPVSRLRAVRGEAKMYHQIRLWESGIETVNLALAYPKTVAEPWAVITDETPTLQTLWQYGFRFRVEELFLDSKSGIFGLTDSRLRDTQKLNRLYLVVAIAILYSTIMGTTVELSGLRQQVDLHYSRGLSYLKIGLRWLRGTIHKGRELLQLLPLPYRTPQRCFASRRAEADYYEQLLFSRIRSLHCAQ from the coding sequence ATGACTCAACATCCACCTCTTTATAATCAACTAATGCAATATCTGCGTCAACACAGTCATTATTCAGACAAAAGACATTTAATTACGTTGAGTTGGATGGTAATGGGGGTGTTATTGAGTCAAAGTCTTCATTTAACAGAGTGGGAACCCTATGTGGTGAGCCGAGCTACTCAAGCTCAAAGCTATCAGAAACGCTGGGGACGCTTTTTAACCAATCAAAAAGTGGAAGTGGCCAAAATTTATCTTCCTCTAGTGATGGCAGCAATCAACAACTGGTCGAAGGGAAGAATATATTTAGCTTTAGACACTACAATGCTCTGGAATAAATATTGCATGACTCATTTATCTATTATCTGTAGTGGTCGAGCAATTCCATTTCTCTGGTCAGTCACAGAGCATAACAGCGCCACAATTGCATTTGAGATTTATCAACCGCTTCTGAGAAAAGCATCATGGTTATTACGAAACCAAAGTGATGTCATGTTATTGGCAGACAGAGGTTTTGCCAATCAGGCACTTTTGAAATGGTTAAAACAGAGAACTTGGCATTATTCAATTCGTATTCCCAGTGATACTCTAATTTGGGGTGTTCATCGCTGGTGTGCTTGTCCTGTTTCTAGGCTACGGGCTGTTCGGGGAGAAGCAAAGATGTATCATCAGATTCGACTTTGGGAATCAGGAATAGAGACTGTTAATCTTGCTTTGGCTTATCCAAAAACAGTTGCCGAACCCTGGGCAGTAATCACCGATGAAACTCCTACTCTTCAGACTCTGTGGCAATATGGTTTTCGTTTTCGTGTTGAGGAACTATTTTTAGATAGCAAATCTGGGATTTTTGGTTTAACTGATTCTCGTTTACGAGATACTCAAAAACTGAATCGTCTTTATTTAGTGGTAGCTATAGCTATTCTTTACAGCACTATTATGGGAACTACAGTCGAGTTGTCAGGATTAAGGCAGCAAGTTGATCTTCATTATTCGAGAGGGTTGAGTTATTTAAAGATCGGCTTGCGATGGCTACGAGGTACAATTCACAAAGGCAGAGAGTTACTTCAATTGTTGCCCTTACCCTATCGAACTCCACAGCGTTGTTTTGCTAGTCGTCGAGCAGAAGCCGACTATTATGAGCAGTTACTATTTTCTCGTATACGCTCTCTTCATTGTGCTCAATAA
- a CDS encoding pentapeptide repeat-containing protein: MKRKKELEFLAHDALNSILEKLSLYQTSKGKPGESVDLSAYIIEDFDFSQLNLSNIDVVGSVFARCKFVNCNLYGTIFDKSKLTAVDFRGANLNEAEFHRVEAKNANFDNTDCFAAEFYEANLSRATFRNASLLGTSFLDCNLTNVIFDEADLRYASIENSIEDGTSWKNVKRLNQ, translated from the coding sequence GTGAAAAGGAAAAAAGAACTTGAATTTTTGGCTCACGATGCCTTAAATTCTATTCTAGAAAAACTATCTCTCTATCAAACTTCTAAGGGGAAACCAGGGGAGAGTGTAGATTTGTCAGCGTACATAATCGAAGATTTTGATTTTAGTCAACTTAATCTTTCAAATATTGATGTTGTTGGTTCGGTATTTGCTCGATGTAAATTTGTAAATTGCAATCTCTACGGCACTATCTTCGACAAGTCTAAATTGACTGCTGTAGACTTTAGGGGTGCGAATTTAAATGAAGCTGAATTTCATCGTGTAGAAGCAAAAAATGCTAATTTTGACAATACTGATTGTTTTGCGGCAGAATTTTACGAGGCAAATTTAAGTAGAGCAACTTTTCGTAATGCTAGTCTGCTGGGTACATCATTCTTAGACTGCAATCTGACTAATGTTATTTTTGATGAAGCGGATCTTCGATACGCTTCAATCGAAAACAGCATAGAAGACGGTACAAGCTGGAAAAATGTGAAACGCTTGAATCAGTGA
- a CDS encoding DUF1350 family protein: MVNFDSIKGSNTKVAFHPQPKGVIQFVGGFISGSFPQISFKHLFQHLYEAGYSLIVYHFPFHPLQFNHWSVAIEILDDLYKVRFEIIKKLFCTTVSDRQLNFYTDDSNYFWLGYSLGCKYILLLEILSDDYERFQRRDEVLSSCLSKKDFKKTQKDIERADRNREEAINSISDLLGRSCQINPFIKDQPSLLVAPEINNTVQIANQYISLFSFWDFPSLDTIQCLITASTEIFNLMGLISFNRDTIAKDDVEFLKRQLQNRTFKPLLHKVFEGTHNEPLESNVENLVSCINLILQELRQRQRYGIAGTVECET, encoded by the coding sequence ATGGTTAATTTTGATTCTATAAAAGGTTCAAATACTAAAGTCGCCTTTCATCCTCAACCTAAAGGTGTTATCCAGTTTGTTGGAGGCTTTATTTCTGGTTCTTTCCCACAAATTTCTTTTAAACATCTTTTTCAGCATTTATACGAGGCAGGTTATTCACTGATTGTTTATCATTTTCCATTTCATCCATTGCAATTTAATCATTGGTCGGTAGCTATTGAAATCTTAGATGATTTATACAAAGTACGTTTTGAAATTATCAAGAAGTTATTTTGCACTACAGTTAGCGATCGCCAATTAAATTTTTATACCGATGATAGTAACTATTTTTGGTTAGGTTACAGTTTGGGATGTAAATACATCTTATTACTGGAAATTCTTAGTGATGATTATGAGAGATTTCAACGAAGGGATGAAGTCTTAAGCTCGTGTTTAAGTAAAAAAGATTTTAAGAAAACACAAAAAGATATAGAAAGAGCCGATCGCAATCGAGAGGAAGCTATCAATAGCATTTCAGACCTACTTGGAAGATCGTGCCAAATAAATCCGTTTATCAAAGATCAACCGAGTTTATTGGTAGCTCCTGAAATTAATAACACAGTACAGATAGCTAACCAATATATTAGTTTGTTTAGTTTCTGGGATTTCCCAAGTCTAGATACAATACAGTGTCTAATCACAGCTAGTACAGAAATTTTCAACTTAATGGGATTAATTTCCTTCAATCGTGACACAATTGCCAAAGATGACGTTGAATTTTTAAAGCGTCAACTGCAAAATCGAACATTTAAACCTTTACTCCACAAAGTATTTGAAGGAACACATAATGAGCCACTGGAAAGTAATGTTGAGAATTTAGTATCTTGCATCAATCTAATCCTACAAGAACTAAGACAACGTCAACGTTACGGCATAGCAGGAACTGTTGAATGTGAAACTTGA
- a CDS encoding IS1634 family transposase has translation MKGTNSERADDLPLIIHWLKQMEIASIIDRELPVPHGNRKGLSYGQLSVLFLSYVVSQSDHRLCAVEPWVEKHRQTLEIATGWNIGGKDATDDRLADLLSVIGSSENQGREKVAIQLGQSTIRAYELPTDKARSDTTSFSVYHQPTKETEGTNLLNFGYSKDRRPDLVQYRQMLATLDPMGMPLLGATLSGNGTDESHYLPTWQQLVEIIGHKDFLFLADSKGSTWNNRGKINQQGGIYCFPLAMHQPRPKLLSQWVANPPTAVQEICLNSEAESESPIGKGFEVPLGSLWYEKEHQKWHRWSERWLVVCSYALQQRQLKSLSARLSKAELALEKLAKKPPQDEVALQTKVETILKRYRVTGQILTAIEKKIGYQKVYQGAGRGSKNRPSRRVRQTTLSLTYQRCETAITHQQSIAGWRLYVTNANSQRLSLEQAVNSYREQWQPERGFHRFKRGRLPALPIYFQDEERIRGLMFLLTIALTLFTLMEFVVRRQLAVTKQSLPGLYSGNPKRTTFRPTAEQLLAAFGDLTLYLYPDGSTEISSLNSLQRQILNLMKIPESIYILPQLVPD, from the coding sequence TTGAAAGGAACTAACTCAGAAAGAGCAGATGATCTTCCTCTAATTATTCATTGGCTAAAGCAAATGGAAATAGCATCAATAATTGATCGAGAGCTACCTGTTCCTCATGGGAATCGAAAAGGATTAAGCTACGGTCAATTATCAGTCCTATTTCTAAGTTATGTAGTGAGCCAATCAGACCATCGATTATGTGCCGTAGAACCATGGGTAGAAAAACATCGGCAAACCTTAGAAATAGCAACAGGATGGAACATTGGGGGCAAAGATGCCACAGATGACCGACTAGCTGACTTATTAAGTGTCATCGGTTCATCGGAAAATCAAGGGCGAGAGAAAGTAGCAATTCAATTGGGACAAAGCACAATACGAGCTTATGAATTACCAACGGACAAAGCCAGAAGCGATACCACAAGTTTTAGTGTCTATCATCAGCCCACAAAAGAAACAGAAGGAACTAACTTGCTGAATTTTGGTTATAGTAAAGACCGCCGCCCTGATTTGGTTCAATATCGTCAAATGTTAGCTACTCTCGACCCCATGGGAATGCCTCTATTGGGAGCTACATTATCAGGAAATGGAACAGATGAATCTCATTATCTACCAACATGGCAACAATTGGTGGAGATTATTGGTCACAAAGATTTCTTGTTTCTCGCCGATTCTAAAGGCTCTACTTGGAATAATCGGGGGAAAATTAATCAACAAGGAGGAATTTACTGTTTTCCGCTAGCGATGCATCAGCCTCGTCCCAAACTGTTATCGCAATGGGTGGCTAATCCACCAACAGCAGTGCAAGAAATTTGTCTCAACTCCGAAGCCGAGTCAGAATCTCCCATTGGTAAGGGTTTTGAAGTTCCGTTGGGCAGTCTCTGGTATGAAAAAGAACATCAAAAGTGGCATCGTTGGTCAGAACGATGGTTAGTGGTTTGTTCTTATGCTTTACAACAGCGTCAACTTAAAAGCTTGTCAGCTCGTCTGAGTAAAGCGGAACTTGCCCTAGAAAAACTCGCTAAAAAACCACCACAAGATGAGGTAGCTCTACAAACCAAAGTGGAGACTATTCTGAAACGTTATCGAGTTACGGGGCAGATCTTAACTGCGATTGAGAAGAAAATTGGCTATCAAAAAGTTTATCAAGGTGCTGGTCGAGGAAGTAAGAATCGTCCCTCTCGTCGTGTTCGTCAAACTACTCTTTCCTTGACTTATCAACGTTGTGAGACCGCTATCACCCATCAACAATCCATCGCTGGTTGGAGATTGTATGTAACTAATGCTAATTCACAGCGTCTTTCTCTTGAGCAAGCTGTTAACTCTTATCGGGAGCAATGGCAACCTGAAAGAGGTTTTCATCGTTTTAAACGAGGTCGTCTTCCCGCTTTACCCATCTATTTTCAAGATGAAGAACGGATTCGAGGGCTGATGTTTTTACTAACGATCGCCCTGACTCTGTTTACCTTGATGGAATTTGTGGTTCGTCGCCAACTAGCGGTGACAAAGCAATCACTTCCTGGACTTTATTCAGGCAATCCCAAGCGCACTACTTTTCGTCCCACTGCTGAACAATTGCTAGCTGCTTTTGGCGATCTAACTTTGTATCTTTATCCTGATGGCTCTACTGAAATTAGTTCTCTTAATTCTCTTCAAAGACAGATTTTAAATCTGATGAAGATTCCTGAATCGATTTACATTCTTCCCCAGCTAGTTCCTGATTGA
- a CDS encoding Tn3 family transposase has product MAEWKLIQTHWQDLMRVVLSIKAGKLLPSTVLRKLGSYSRKNRLYQAFRALGKVIRTMYLLRFISDRALRREVNACTNIVESYHHFLDWLFFGKDGVITDNDPVEQEKRLKYLDLVASAVILQNTVDMTGVIRSLSAEGFKINRRMLATMSPYTNRNLKRYGDYVVDLKNIPQPFEGAINLPVDIFESQSE; this is encoded by the coding sequence GTGGCGGAATGGAAGTTAATCCAGACCCACTGGCAAGATCTAATGCGGGTGGTACTGTCGATTAAAGCGGGAAAACTTTTACCTTCAACTGTTTTAAGGAAGTTGGGTAGTTATAGTCGGAAGAACAGGTTGTATCAGGCTTTTCGAGCTTTAGGTAAAGTTATACGTACTATGTATCTGCTGCGATTTATTTCCGATCGCGCTTTGCGTCGAGAGGTTAATGCCTGTACTAATATCGTTGAGAGCTATCATCATTTCTTGGACTGGCTGTTCTTTGGCAAAGATGGCGTAATTACAGACAATGACCCCGTAGAACAAGAAAAGCGGTTGAAGTATTTAGATTTGGTGGCTAGTGCGGTAATTCTCCAGAATACGGTAGATATGACTGGTGTAATTCGTTCTTTGAGTGCAGAGGGATTTAAGATTAATCGTCGGATGTTGGCAACTATGAGTCCTTATACCAACCGCAATCTCAAACGGTACGGGGATTACGTGGTGGATTTGAAGAACATTCCCCAACCATTTGAGGGGGCGATTAACCTGCCAGTAGATATTTTTGAAAGTCAGTCAGAGTAA
- a CDS encoding DUF4158 domain-containing protein, with protein MSLSVEAIAITVISRTAYPQFKRYPSNKELHELYTPTVEEIKFVTSRTRSKTGFLGLMVMLKSFQRLGYFTHPELVPQPIIIHLRTCLRLNYQVSPVPSLRSIRYYQEAIREYLNISPYNNRGQELAAIAIRDAAFVRDHPADLINVAIEELVRQRYELPAFSTLDRLACHIRSIVNTRLFKRVARKLSPTDRQNIDGLLVPDSVENTNANLNLLKSPPKSHKLKYIKELQDKFDTMMLIGDAQKLLSFIPATKVKSFAAIILTLYSMMWRNGS; from the coding sequence TTGAGTTTATCTGTGGAGGCGATCGCTATTACCGTAATTAGTCGAACTGCCTATCCTCAGTTCAAGCGTTATCCATCTAACAAAGAACTCCACGAACTTTACACCCCAACAGTTGAAGAAATAAAGTTTGTCACCAGTCGCACCAGAAGTAAAACGGGTTTCTTGGGATTAATGGTAATGCTCAAATCCTTTCAAAGATTGGGCTATTTCACTCATCCAGAATTAGTACCCCAGCCAATTATTATTCACCTCCGCACCTGTCTTCGGCTAAATTACCAAGTCTCTCCCGTTCCTTCTCTACGGTCGATTCGCTACTATCAAGAAGCCATTAGAGAATATCTGAATATCAGTCCCTACAATAATCGGGGTCAGGAATTAGCAGCGATTGCGATTAGGGATGCAGCTTTTGTTAGAGATCATCCCGCAGATTTAATTAACGTCGCCATTGAAGAGTTGGTGAGACAACGCTATGAATTGCCAGCCTTCAGCACTCTCGACCGTTTAGCCTGTCATATTCGCTCGATTGTAAATACTCGTCTGTTCAAGCGGGTAGCCCGCAAATTATCCCCCACTGACAGGCAGAATATAGATGGCTTGCTAGTTCCCGATTCAGTTGAGAATACTAATGCCAATCTTAATCTCCTTAAATCTCCTCCCAAAAGTCACAAACTCAAGTACATCAAAGAACTACAGGATAAGTTCGATACCATGATGCTGATAGGAGATGCCCAGAAATTACTCTCATTTATCCCCGCTACCAAAGTTAAATCCTTCGCTGCGATTATATTGACCCTTTATTCGATGATGTGGCGGAATGGAAGTTAA
- a CDS encoding tyrosine-type recombinase/integrase: protein MLQITAPGSFSAKLKNLPPIKQPSKGEREYLRPSEVKALIKAAKSFGRNRVRDAAMILLMFRHGLRTAELVALKWSRVDLVSGYLEVQRVKHGHHSVHPLRSPELRALRQLKRDYPDTQYVFVSERKAPLSTRSIRHIIARAGRLAGIEGRVHPHQLRHSCGYYLATNGHDTRAIQDYLGHRNIQHTVRYTQLNPSRFESFWTD from the coding sequence ATGCTACAAATAACTGCTCCAGGTTCTTTTTCGGCAAAGTTAAAAAATCTCCCTCCAATCAAACAGCCCTCGAAGGGAGAAAGGGAATATTTGCGTCCGTCAGAGGTCAAAGCTTTGATAAAAGCTGCCAAGAGTTTCGGTAGGAATAGAGTAAGGGATGCTGCAATGATTCTGTTAATGTTTCGTCACGGTCTGCGGACGGCAGAATTAGTAGCTCTTAAATGGTCGAGAGTAGACCTAGTTTCTGGCTATCTAGAGGTTCAAAGAGTCAAACACGGTCATCATAGCGTACATCCCCTTCGTTCTCCTGAGTTAAGAGCTTTAAGACAGTTAAAGAGAGATTATCCCGACACCCAGTATGTCTTTGTCTCCGAGCGCAAAGCACCTCTGTCTACTCGTTCGATTCGTCATATTATTGCTAGGGCAGGAAGATTGGCGGGAATTGAAGGTCGAGTGCATCCCCATCAGCTGCGTCATTCCTGTGGTTACTATCTGGCAACCAACGGACATGATACCAGAGCGATTCAGGATTATTTGGGACATCGAAATATTCAGCATACCGTTCGTTACACTCAACTAAATCCTTCTAGATTTGAGAGTTTTTGGACTGATTAG
- a CDS encoding pentapeptide repeat-containing protein, with product MTAEELLERYAAGERDFSGVSLRELDFSDCDLRGINLSNADLSLTGWEGANLSNADLSNAILDESGFNNAILIEANFRKAHLQECAFRNADLTDACVQGAVFGPPYLVGANLTGVDLSKSKIDLPGGIDNPRIAGAILCDTTLPDGGNWTL from the coding sequence ATGACTGCTGAAGAATTGCTTGAAAGGTATGCTGCTGGGGAAAGAGATTTTTCTGGGGTCTCTTTACGAGAACTCGATTTTAGTGATTGCGATCTTAGAGGAATCAATTTGAGTAATGCCGATCTTTCTCTGACTGGATGGGAAGGGGCTAACTTGAGTAATGCAGATTTAAGTAATGCTATTTTAGATGAGAGCGGGTTCAATAATGCTATTTTGATCGAAGCCAATTTTAGAAAAGCTCATCTTCAAGAATGTGCTTTTAGGAATGCTGATTTGACTGATGCTTGTGTTCAAGGAGCAGTTTTTGGACCTCCTTATTTGGTTGGAGCAAATTTAACTGGTGTAGATTTAAGTAAATCCAAAATAGATCTCCCTGGAGGAATTGATAACCCTAGAATTGCTGGTGCTATTTTATGCGATACGACTCTTCCTGATGGGGGTAATTGGACATTATAG